From a region of the Pleuronectes platessa chromosome 22, fPlePla1.1, whole genome shotgun sequence genome:
- the LOC128429052 gene encoding DENN domain-containing protein 2A — MSRMNTWNLYDRMRCSVIMEATERMRTKQDCIYSTVNRIKKGDLSGRSGFHIASVENKGSGQRREVPPKLPFTTLDNLINQREESPMMAHRRPHFDAHGTENTLLLGNKLPRSNGGKIKDKISLWEGKEPTHSPITSDSSGQCTTLKGTESQTKSQNKTTDVQSGDSCRRVAQIGKENLGEATVGKLGDSRPCSPVETGKQLRGTLNISKPYETQQEADCKRVAQNKNQDHEKENVEKLADSRPCSPTVVMQQGGTLRKSSDKRAAKHTSQEKRAVFTLFKTLEALGDHQGKTPPELGNYFSPPSKDKEVEVRKKESEAVSQSGNGMQHQENVYTEPGDLPTNPVPKPRRTFQHPAAIPMGKSQRQGGGLRNLPPLPSISTRSFSKLPSGVPGRPRGERVKDNINRKSFEFEDLAGSTGPLFSHTLSKDHHYEDIQDSPKENPYEDIELESQCSQQSLPSSPGADTAKTSRPGFFRQNSGRSFKLLELRRGHQQTHGARSGGVSSPPRLSPPSTPTGPEHPSWLPGDPYSRTCRRIPTLVLRINSIFEARIGKKHLRRIYHYAETTSGRVTDENSDSESEVEERAKAHRQRQRLVSVQSILSRPSQTQVNYNGTSSRSSSLDKELHQRKLFEYFLVVSLQKAKAGVHYLPEVTQQFPPKLERSFKFMRETEDQLRIIPQFCFPDAKDWESVENFPSEMFSFVLTGEDGTRRFGYCRRLLPSGKGKRLPEVYCIVSHLGCFNLFSKVLDEVERRRALSPALVQPFMRAIMEAQFPAPGRTITVKTFLPGSGTEVMELCRPSDSRLEHVNFECLFSCLSLRLLLRVFGSLLLERRVIFTADKLSTLSQCCHAMVALLYPFVWQHTYIPVLPSAMLDIVCTPTPFIVGLLSSSLPQLTDLPLEEVLVVDLGNSRFLRQLDDEDSILPSKLQSALENVLERRRDLANERGDAPGDSEQLSTVVSEAFVRFFVELVGHYPLFITGEREDGYSSSSSSPVPCSFQREGFRKAIPSKTVRRFLEVFMETQMFGWFIQERELHRQALRGLFEVRLQEYLDSINENEHRRVNRFLKGLGNKMKFLSKK, encoded by the exons ATGTCACGAATGAACACATGGAATCTTTACGACAGAATGAG GTGCTCAGTCATCATGGAGGCCACTGAGAGAATGAGAACAAAGCAAGACTGCATCTACTCCACTGTCAACAG GATAAAGAAGGGCGACCTCAGTGGTAGAAGTGGTTTCCATATTGCTTCAGTGGAAAACAAGGGATCTGGGCAAAGAAGAGAGGTTCCGCCAAAACTTCCCTTCACCACATTGGACAACCTGATCAACCAGAGGGAAGAATCACCCATGATGGCTCACAGGAGGCCACACTTTGATGCTCACGGCACTGAGAACACTCTCCTGCTAGGCAACAAGCTCCCCAGATCCAATGGAGGCAAGATAAAGGACAAGATTTCTCTGTGGGAGGGAAAGGAACCCACTCACTCACCCATTACCTCCGATTCTTCGGGCCAGTGCACTACTTTGAAAGGGACAGAATCACAGACAAAAAGCCAAAATAAGACTACTGATGTGCAAAGTGGAGACAGTTGCAGGAGAGTGGCTCAGATTGGGAAGGAAAATCTTGGGGAAGCGACTGTAGGAAAACTGGGGGATTCAAGGCCTTGTTCACCCGTTGAAACTGGAAAACAGCTGAGAGGGACACTCAATATCAGTAAACCCTATGAAACCCAACAAGAGGCGGACTGTAAAAGAGTGGCTCAAAACAAAAACCAAGACCACGAGAAAGAGAACGTAGAAAAGCTCGCAGATTCAAGGCCGTGTTCGCCTACGGTGGTGATGCAGCAGGGGGGAACGTTGAGGAAGAGCAGTGACAAGAGAGCGGCCAAACACACCAGCCAAGAGAAGAGAGCGGTGTTCACTCTTTTTAAAACACTGGAGGCTTTGGGGGACCACCAAGGGAAAACACCTCCGGAGCTTGGAAATTACTTCAGCCCGCCGAGTAAGGACaaagaggtggaggtgagaaagaaagaatctGAAGCCGTCAGTCAGAGTGGGAATGGGATGCAGCACCAGGAGAATGTGTACACAGAGCCAGGAGACCTCCCTACTAACCCCGTCCCCAAACCCAGACGTACCTTCCAACATCCAGCTGCCATCCCCATGGGGAAGAGTCAGAGGCAAGGCGGAGGGCTGAGGAACCTCCCTCCGCTGCCCTCCATCTCCACAAGATCCTTTTCAAAACTTCCCTCTGGTGTCCCCGGGAGACCCAGAGGTGAGAGAGTCAAAGACAACATCAACAG GAAATCCTTTGAGTTTGAAGACCTTGCAGGGTCGACTGGGCCACTCTTCTCTCACACACTATCTAAGGACCATCACTACGAAGACATCCAGG ATTCGCCCAAGGAGAACCCATACGAGGACATCGAGTTGGAGAGTCAGTGCTCCCAGCAGtctttgccctcctcccctggTGCTGATACAGCCAAG ACGTCACGGCCGGGCTTCTTCAGGCAGAACTCGGGCAGGAGCTTTAAGCTGCTGGAACTGCGGCGGGGCCACCAGCAGACACACGGTGCCAGAAGCGGCGGCGTGTCATCTCCACCCCGGCTCAgccctccctccacccccacGGGTCCAGAACACCCCTCGTGGCTGCCCGGCGATCCATACAGCCGCACCTGCCGCAGGATACCAACG CTTGTTCTGAGGATCAACAGCATCTTTGAAGCTCGAATCGGAAAGAAACATCTGAGAAGGATCTACCACTATGCTGAGACGACCTCAGGAAGAG taacagatgaaaacagtgaCTCTGAGAGTGAAGTTGAAGAACGAGCTAAAG CTCACCGCCAGCGCCAGCGCCTTGTGTCCGTTCAGTCTATACTGAGCCGGCCGAGCCAGACCCAGGTCAACTACAATGgcaccagcagcaggagcagctctcTGGACAAGGAGCTCCACCAGCGGAAGCTCTTTGAGTATTTCCTGGTTGTGTCGCTGCAGAAGGCGAAGGCTGGTGTCCACTATCTGCCGGAGGTCACGCAGCAGTTCCCCCCTAAG TTGGAGCGAAGCTTCAAGTTcatgagggagacagaggatcAGCTGAGGATCATTCCTCAGTTCTGCTTCCCTGATGCTAAAGACTGGGAGTCGGTGGAGAACTTCCCAAG TGAGATGTTCTCCTTTGTTTTGACTGGAGAGGACGGGACCAGGAGGTTCGGATACTGCCGGCGTTTACTG CCCAGTGGAAAAGGCAAACGTCTACCAGAGGTCTATTGTATCGTCAGTCACCTCGGCTGTTTCAACCTGTTCTCCAAG gtgctgGATGAGGTGGAGAGGCGGAGGGCTCTGTCTCCAGCTTTGGTGCAGCCCTTCATGAGAGCCATCATGGAGGCCCAGTTTCCTGCTCCGGGCAGAACCATCACTGTCAAAACGTTCCTGCCTGGCTCGGGCACTGAG GTGATGGAGCTCTGTCGACCCTCTGACTCCCGCCTGGAGCACGTCAACTTCGAGTGTCTCTTCTCCTGTTTGAGCCTGCGGCTGCTCCTGCGTGTGTtcggctctctgctgctggagcgACGGGTCATCTTCACTGCTGACAAGCTCAG CACTCTGTCCCAGTGCTGCCATGCCATGGTGGCCCTGCTGTACCCCTTCGTGTGGCAGCACACTTACATCCCCGTGCTGCCCTCTGCCATGCTCGACATCGTGTGCACCCCGACCCCGTTCATCGTGGGCCTGCTGTCCAGCTCGCTGCCCCAGCTCACTGACCTGCCCCTggaggag GTTCTGGTTGTGGATCTAGGAAACAGTCGGTTTCTCAGACAG TTGGACGATGAGGACTCCATCTTGCCCTCCAAGCTTCAATCAGCGCTGGAGAATGTTCTCGAGAGGAGAAGGGATCTCGCCAATGAGAGAGGAGACGCACCGGGTG ACTCTGAACAGCTCAGCACGGTCGTATCTGAGGCCTTTGTCCGTTTTTTCGTGGAGCTAGTTGGCCACTACCCGCTCTTCATCACCGGGGAACGGGAGGACGGCtactcctcctcgtcctcctccccgGTCCCCTGCTCCTTCCAGCGGGAGGGCTTTCGTAAAGCGATCCCCTCGAAGACCGTGCGTCGCTTCCTGGAGGTCTTCATGGAGACCCAGATGTTTGGCTGGTTCATCCAGGAGAGGGAGCTCCACAGGCAGGCTCTGAGAG GACTGTTTGAAGTGAGGTTGCAGGAGTATCTGGACTCAATCAATGAGAATGAACATCGGAGGGTGAACAGGTTTCTCAAAGGCTTGG gaaacaaaatgaaatttcTTTCCAAGAAATAA